From one Streptomyces sp. CA-210063 genomic stretch:
- a CDS encoding SDR family oxidoreductase encodes MALLEDKVVLVNGGSQGVGAGIVRAALREGATVAFTGRRAEVGEKLAADTGATFVRADLTDPAQVRGAVERVIAAHGRVDSLVNAAGLTSRGSLLDTSPELFDAHIAINLRAPFFAMQAVVEHLVARKAPGTIVNIGSNCAHGGPPHLAPYSAAKAGLAGLTRNAAHAHRWDRIRINDLNIGWTETEGEDAIQREFHGAGDDWRERAAERLPMGKLGQVDEIADFVVFLLSDRSGVVTGSVIDWDQNVLGASD; translated from the coding sequence ATGGCACTACTGGAGGACAAGGTCGTCCTCGTCAACGGCGGCAGCCAGGGCGTCGGCGCGGGCATCGTCCGGGCGGCCCTGCGGGAGGGCGCGACCGTCGCGTTCACCGGCCGCCGGGCCGAGGTCGGCGAGAAGCTCGCGGCGGACACCGGCGCCACCTTCGTGCGGGCCGACCTGACGGATCCGGCGCAGGTGCGCGGCGCCGTGGAACGGGTGATCGCGGCCCACGGCCGGGTCGACAGCCTCGTCAACGCGGCCGGTCTGACCTCCCGCGGCTCGCTCCTCGACACCTCCCCCGAACTGTTCGACGCGCACATCGCGATCAACCTGCGCGCCCCCTTCTTCGCGATGCAGGCCGTGGTGGAGCACCTGGTGGCCCGGAAGGCGCCCGGCACGATCGTCAACATCGGCTCGAACTGCGCGCACGGCGGCCCGCCGCACCTGGCCCCGTACTCCGCCGCGAAGGCCGGCCTCGCGGGCCTGACGCGCAACGCCGCCCACGCCCACCGCTGGGACCGGATCCGGATCAACGACCTCAACATCGGCTGGACGGAGACCGAGGGCGAGGACGCGATCCAGCGGGAGTTCCACGGCGCGGGCGACGACTGGCGGGAGCGGGCCGCCGAGCGCCTGCCGATGGGCAAGCTCGGCCAGGTCGACGAGATCGCCGACTTCGTCGTCTTCCTGCTGTCCGACCGCAGCGGTGTGGTGACCGGCTCGGTGATCGACTGGGACCAGAACGTCCTGGGCGCTTCCGACTGA
- a CDS encoding C40 family peptidase produces MVSRTGLIRTLIALLAFLFWAPVSTAAAVPTAPAAAAAGECGVLAPGASAAAERAIAAACAEVAAGTWYTWGGGHGAQPGATYGQVDPTDPDDSAHDPERRGFDCSGLVRHAYAQATGSDILNGVASQQYYTHRTAERFTAAQGLAPLLPGDLLAWGTSKDLHHIAIYLGAGKMVEAKESGTKLMVSDVRLNGNYYGAVRVNTGQVTGHIHQTWGTDVWTKAEPRLAAARVYAFPYSTTIRVECQKHAEWVSSDGYENDVWSYLPDYKAWVTNIYIKGPAWLAGVPDCDQRPTP; encoded by the coding sequence ATGGTGAGCCGGACCGGACTCATCCGCACACTGATCGCGCTCCTGGCCTTCCTCTTCTGGGCGCCGGTGTCCACGGCCGCCGCCGTGCCGACGGCACCGGCCGCTGCCGCCGCCGGCGAGTGCGGTGTCCTCGCACCGGGCGCCTCCGCGGCAGCCGAGCGCGCGATCGCCGCCGCCTGCGCCGAGGTCGCGGCCGGCACCTGGTACACGTGGGGCGGCGGCCACGGCGCCCAACCCGGCGCCACCTACGGGCAGGTGGACCCCACCGACCCGGACGACAGCGCGCACGACCCCGAGCGGCGCGGCTTCGACTGCTCGGGCCTCGTCCGACACGCCTACGCCCAGGCCACCGGCTCGGACATCCTCAACGGCGTCGCCAGCCAGCAGTACTACACGCACCGCACCGCCGAACGCTTCACCGCCGCCCAGGGCCTCGCCCCGCTGCTCCCCGGCGACCTGCTGGCGTGGGGCACCTCGAAGGACCTGCACCACATCGCCATCTACCTCGGCGCGGGCAAGATGGTCGAGGCCAAGGAGTCCGGCACCAAGCTCATGGTCAGCGACGTGCGCCTGAACGGTAACTACTACGGCGCCGTCCGCGTCAACACCGGCCAGGTCACCGGCCACATCCACCAGACCTGGGGCACCGACGTCTGGACCAAGGCCGAGCCCCGCCTCGCGGCCGCCCGTGTCTACGCCTTCCCCTACTCCACCACCATCCGCGTCGAGTGCCAGAAGCACGCGGAGTGGGTGTCGTCCGACGGCTACGAGAACGACGTCTGGTCCTACCTGCCGGACTACAAGGCCTGGGTCACCAACATCTACATCAAGGGCCCGGCCTGGCTGGCGGGAGTACCCGACTGCGACCAGCGGCCCACGCCGTGA
- a CDS encoding GlxA family transcriptional regulator, with translation MTSAHRVVVLALDGVYPFELGVPSRIFDATDGLYEVLTCTADGRPVRSAADFAISVDHGPEVLSTADTVIVAPFGLSPAAARLTSAELPEPVAAALARIEPGTRLVSICTGAFVLAAAGLLDGRPATTHWALADAFRSRFPQVDLDPDVLFVDDGDVLTSAGAASGIDLCLHLVRKDHGSEVANRVARRCVVPPWREGGQAQYIEQPVPQDPANGTAATRQWALERLDAPLALADLAQHARMSLRTFARRFHDEVGMSPGRWVVQQRVARARHLLESTDLPVDEIAGHVGFATGTSLRQHLHAAIGVPPLTYRRTFRAGS, from the coding sequence ATGACGTCAGCGCACCGTGTGGTGGTCCTCGCCCTCGACGGGGTCTACCCCTTCGAACTCGGCGTGCCGAGCCGTATCTTCGACGCGACCGACGGCCTGTACGAGGTGCTGACCTGCACCGCGGACGGCCGGCCGGTGCGTTCGGCGGCCGACTTCGCCATCTCCGTGGACCACGGCCCCGAGGTGCTGAGCACGGCGGACACCGTGATCGTCGCCCCGTTCGGCCTCTCCCCTGCCGCGGCGCGGCTGACGTCGGCCGAGCTGCCGGAGCCCGTGGCGGCGGCGCTGGCGCGGATCGAGCCCGGCACCCGGCTGGTGTCCATCTGCACGGGCGCGTTCGTGCTCGCCGCGGCCGGTCTGCTGGACGGCCGGCCCGCCACCACGCACTGGGCGCTGGCCGACGCGTTCCGCAGCCGGTTCCCCCAGGTCGACCTGGACCCGGACGTGCTGTTCGTCGACGACGGCGACGTCCTCACCTCGGCCGGCGCCGCCTCCGGCATCGACCTCTGCCTGCACCTCGTGCGCAAGGACCACGGCAGCGAGGTCGCCAACCGGGTGGCCCGCCGCTGTGTGGTGCCGCCCTGGCGGGAGGGCGGCCAGGCCCAGTACATCGAGCAGCCCGTCCCCCAGGACCCGGCCAACGGCACCGCCGCCACCCGGCAGTGGGCGCTCGAACGCCTCGACGCCCCGCTCGCCCTGGCCGACCTCGCCCAGCACGCCCGGATGAGCCTGCGCACCTTCGCCCGCCGCTTCCACGACGAGGTCGGCATGAGCCCCGGCCGCTGGGTCGTCCAGCAACGCGTGGCCCGTGCCCGGCACCTGCTGGAGTCCACCGACCTCCCGGTCGACGAGATCGCCGGCCACGTGGGCTTCGCCACGGGCACGTCCCTGCGGCAGCATCTGCACGCGGCGATCGGGGTGCCGCCGCTGACGTATCGGCGTACGTTCCGCGCGGGGAGCTGA
- a CDS encoding CDP-alcohol phosphatidyltransferase family protein, which translates to MALINTYDGRLLLSETTVGAGAQVLLLAFLGTAIGLGPAGWLTGLAFGLATWAVLNRALLRTRTRSFGPANRVTLGRAILVGAVTALVADSFQSSPPVSLFVGLTAVALILDGVDGKVARRTGTSTALGARFDMEVDAFLILVLSVYVSMSLGPWVMLIGLMRYVFVAAAKVMPWLNGSLPHSMARKTVAAVQGVFLLVAASGLLPYEAGFGLVALALGSLLWSFGRDIAWLFRNREGRAELTATATVTETVAVAVEAPVERRAAELVRS; encoded by the coding sequence GTGGCCCTGATCAACACTTACGACGGCCGGCTGTTGCTCTCGGAGACGACCGTGGGCGCGGGCGCCCAGGTCCTGCTCCTCGCCTTCCTGGGCACGGCGATCGGACTGGGCCCGGCGGGCTGGCTGACCGGGCTGGCCTTCGGGCTCGCCACCTGGGCCGTCCTCAACCGCGCGCTGCTGCGGACCCGGACCCGCTCCTTCGGTCCCGCCAACCGCGTCACCCTCGGCCGGGCGATCCTCGTCGGCGCCGTCACCGCCCTGGTCGCCGACTCCTTCCAGAGCTCGCCGCCCGTCTCCCTCTTCGTCGGTCTGACCGCCGTGGCCCTGATCCTCGACGGCGTCGACGGCAAGGTGGCCCGCCGCACGGGCACCTCGACCGCGCTGGGCGCCCGCTTCGACATGGAGGTCGACGCCTTCCTGATCCTGGTGCTGAGCGTGTACGTCTCCATGTCGCTCGGCCCGTGGGTGATGCTGATCGGCCTCATGCGGTACGTCTTCGTCGCCGCCGCCAAGGTCATGCCGTGGCTGAACGGTTCCCTCCCGCACAGCATGGCCCGTAAGACGGTCGCCGCGGTCCAGGGCGTCTTCCTGCTGGTCGCCGCCTCCGGACTGCTGCCGTACGAGGCGGGCTTCGGCCTGGTCGCGCTGGCGCTGGGCTCGCTGCTCTGGTCGTTCGGGCGGGACATCGCCTGGCTGTTCCGCAACCGGGAGGGCCGGGCCGAGCTGACGGCCACGGCGACCGTGACGGAGACGGTGGCCGTGGCCGTGGAGGCGCCCGTCGAGCGCCGGGCGGCCGAGCTCGTGAGGAGCTGA
- a CDS encoding LacI family DNA-binding transcriptional regulator produces MAHPYTIREIARQAGLSQATVDRVLNGRGGVRESTAREVHQAVKDLDRQRTQVRIGGRTFMVDIVMQTPDRFSTAVREALEAELPSLHPAVVRSRFHFRETGSASEMVRVLDRIGRRGSQGVILKAPDVPEVTAAVERLVAAGVPVVTFVTDLPSSPRSAYVGIDNRAAGATAAYLLRQWLGDRPGAVLVTISRSFYRNEEEREMGFRGVMRAVEPRRTLVEVTDSDGLDVTQRDLVLDALKREPGIGAVYSIGGGNTATLDAFAALGREPHVFVAHDLDHDNTRLLREHRLSAVLHHDLRQDVRRACQTIMRAHRALPDEGPFLPSAIQVVTPYNMPPGAGAGAPG; encoded by the coding sequence ATGGCACACCCCTACACGATCCGTGAGATCGCCCGTCAGGCCGGGCTGAGCCAGGCCACGGTCGACCGGGTCCTCAACGGCCGGGGCGGGGTGCGCGAGAGCACCGCCCGTGAGGTGCACCAGGCCGTCAAGGATCTGGACCGGCAGCGGACACAGGTGCGCATCGGCGGCCGTACCTTCATGGTCGACATCGTGATGCAGACCCCGGACCGGTTCTCCACGGCGGTCCGCGAGGCGCTGGAGGCGGAACTGCCGTCCCTGCACCCGGCGGTCGTACGGTCCCGCTTCCACTTCCGGGAGACGGGTTCCGCCTCGGAGATGGTGAGGGTGCTCGACCGGATCGGCCGGCGCGGCTCGCAGGGCGTGATCCTCAAGGCGCCCGACGTCCCGGAGGTCACCGCCGCCGTCGAACGGCTGGTCGCGGCCGGCGTCCCCGTGGTCACCTTCGTCACCGACCTGCCGAGCAGCCCGCGCAGCGCGTACGTCGGCATAGACAACCGGGCCGCCGGGGCGACCGCCGCGTATCTGCTCCGGCAGTGGCTCGGCGACCGGCCCGGTGCCGTGCTGGTGACGATCAGCCGCAGTTTCTACCGCAACGAGGAGGAGCGCGAGATGGGCTTCCGCGGTGTGATGCGCGCCGTCGAGCCGCGGCGGACGCTCGTCGAGGTCACCGACAGCGACGGCCTCGACGTCACCCAACGGGACCTCGTCCTCGACGCGCTGAAGCGGGAGCCGGGCATCGGGGCCGTCTACTCGATCGGCGGCGGCAACACCGCGACGCTCGACGCCTTCGCCGCGCTCGGCCGGGAGCCGCACGTCTTCGTCGCCCACGACCTCGACCACGACAACACCCGGCTCCTGCGCGAACACCGGCTCTCCGCCGTGCTCCACCACGACCTCCGCCAGGACGTGCGCCGCGCCTGCCAGACCATCATGCGCGCCCACCGGGCCCTGCCCGACGAGGGCCCGTTCCTGCCGTCGGCGATCCAGGTGGTGACGCCGTACAACATGCCGCCCGGGGCGGGGGCCGGGGCCCCCGGGTAG
- a CDS encoding NADP-dependent oxidoreductase, giving the protein MTETTDNDTTMRAMSQDVFGGPEVLKEVELPRPAPGPSEILVRVHAAGVNPTDWKNRAFGLWNPDPLPVLGWDVSGVVEAVGLGVTVFKPGDEVFGMLPYPHLAGAYAEFAKAPARSFAHKPADIDHVQAGALPLAALTAYQALVDTADVQPGQRVLIHAAAGGVGHLAVQIAKARGAYVIGTASAGKHELLRELGADELIDYRTTDFAEEVRDVDVVLDTLAGDVRTRSLDVLREGGTLVSILPVGFEDDARKAAELGVKLEVLLVEADHGGMRAIADLVARGQLRARVDATFPLVEVAKAHAHGETDRTTGKIVLTVR; this is encoded by the coding sequence ATGACTGAAACCACCGACAACGACACGACCATGCGAGCGATGAGCCAGGACGTCTTCGGCGGCCCGGAGGTACTGAAGGAAGTCGAACTGCCGCGTCCGGCCCCTGGTCCGAGCGAGATCCTCGTCCGGGTGCACGCGGCCGGTGTGAACCCGACCGACTGGAAGAACCGTGCCTTCGGACTGTGGAACCCCGATCCGCTGCCCGTGCTCGGCTGGGACGTGTCGGGGGTCGTCGAGGCGGTCGGCCTGGGAGTCACCGTGTTCAAGCCGGGCGACGAGGTGTTCGGGATGCTCCCGTATCCGCACCTCGCGGGCGCGTACGCCGAGTTCGCCAAGGCGCCCGCCCGGTCCTTCGCGCACAAGCCGGCGGACATCGACCACGTCCAGGCCGGGGCCCTGCCGCTGGCCGCGCTCACCGCGTACCAGGCACTCGTCGACACCGCCGACGTACAGCCGGGACAGCGCGTCCTGATCCACGCCGCCGCCGGGGGAGTCGGACATCTCGCCGTGCAGATCGCCAAGGCGCGTGGCGCGTACGTCATCGGCACGGCCAGCGCCGGCAAGCACGAACTGCTGCGTGAGCTGGGGGCGGACGAGCTGATCGACTACCGGACCACGGACTTCGCCGAGGAGGTCCGGGACGTGGATGTCGTCCTGGACACCCTCGCCGGTGACGTCCGCACCCGTTCCCTGGACGTCCTGCGCGAGGGCGGCACCCTCGTCTCGATCCTGCCTGTCGGCTTCGAGGACGATGCGAGGAAGGCGGCCGAACTGGGCGTAAAGCTCGAGGTGCTGTTGGTCGAGGCGGACCACGGGGGTATGAGGGCCATCGCCGACCTTGTCGCGCGGGGGCAGCTCCGCGCCCGGGTCGACGCGACGTTCCCGCTCGTCGAGGTGGCCAAGGCGCACGCCCACGGGGAGACCGACCGGACGACGGGGAAGATCGTCCTCACGGTCCGCTGA
- a CDS encoding Gfo/Idh/MocA family protein → MRIGILGLGRIGAFHAGTLAGLDVVEQLVVSDPLAAAAEAAAEKFGATVADSPEAVFASGIDGVVVTAATDAHPGLILAAVEAGIPVFCEKPVAKTIEESLDVLRAVQNSDVEVQIGFNRRFDAGCVTAREAFLNGELGRLHTVRSTTLDPAPPPAGYVASSGGIFRDCAVHDFDVVRWVTGREVVEVYATGGNRGADYIKAAGDVDTASALLTFDDGTIGVISNSRHNARGYDVRLELHGMKDSIAAGLDTQLPLRSAEPGVTFPADPPHNFFMDRFAPAYRAELIAFTEVVAGTRTSPCTVADAIEASWIAEAATLSVAEHRPVRLDEVRKEGA, encoded by the coding sequence ATGCGCATTGGCATCCTGGGGCTGGGCCGCATCGGCGCCTTCCACGCCGGGACTCTGGCCGGGCTCGACGTCGTGGAGCAGTTGGTGGTCTCCGACCCGCTGGCCGCGGCGGCGGAGGCGGCCGCCGAGAAGTTCGGCGCCACGGTCGCCGACTCGCCCGAGGCCGTGTTCGCCTCCGGGATCGACGGTGTCGTGGTCACCGCGGCGACGGACGCGCACCCGGGGCTCATCCTGGCGGCGGTCGAGGCGGGTATCCCGGTGTTCTGCGAGAAGCCGGTGGCGAAGACGATCGAGGAGAGCCTCGACGTGCTGCGGGCCGTCCAGAACAGCGACGTGGAGGTCCAGATCGGCTTCAACCGCCGCTTCGACGCGGGCTGTGTGACCGCCCGCGAGGCCTTCCTGAACGGCGAGCTCGGCCGGCTGCACACCGTACGCTCCACCACCCTGGACCCGGCGCCCCCGCCGGCCGGGTACGTGGCGTCCTCGGGCGGCATCTTCCGGGACTGCGCGGTGCACGACTTCGACGTCGTCCGCTGGGTGACGGGCCGGGAGGTCGTGGAGGTCTACGCGACCGGCGGCAACCGCGGCGCGGACTACATCAAGGCGGCCGGCGACGTCGACACCGCCTCCGCGCTGCTCACCTTCGACGACGGCACGATCGGCGTCATCTCCAACTCCCGCCACAACGCCCGCGGTTACGACGTCCGCCTGGAACTCCACGGCATGAAGGACAGCATCGCCGCCGGCCTCGACACCCAGCTCCCGCTCCGCTCCGCCGAGCCGGGCGTCACCTTCCCGGCCGACCCCCCGCACAACTTCTTCATGGACCGCTTCGCCCCCGCCTACCGCGCCGAACTCATCGCCTTCACCGAGGTCGTCGCCGGCACCCGTACCTCCCCCTGCACCGTCGCCGACGCCATCGAGGCCAGCTGGATCGCCGAGGCGGCGACCCTGTCGGTGGCGGAGCACCGGCCGGTGCGGCTGGACGAGGTGCGCAAGGAAGGCGCCTGA